A genomic segment from Euleptes europaea isolate rEulEur1 chromosome 15, rEulEur1.hap1, whole genome shotgun sequence encodes:
- the METTL5 gene encoding rRNA N6-adenosine-methyltransferase METTL5 has product MKKLKLKELESCLQQVDGFEDPKLLLEQYPTRPHIAACMLYTIHNTFDDIENKIVADLGCGCGVLSIGSAMLGAGLCIGFDVDADALEVFNRNAEEFELTNTDMVQCNVCSLPEEMAKAFDTVIMNPPFGTKHNKGMDMAFLKTALRMARTAVYSLHKTSTRQHIQKKADDWKVKMEVLAELRYDLPASYKFHKKKSVDIEVDFIRFSSEE; this is encoded by the exons ATGAAGAAATTAAAACTTAAAGAACTTGAAAGTTGTCTTCAGCAAGTTGATGGTTTTGAGGATCCAAAACTGCTACTCGAACAATATCCAACAAGGCCACATATAGCAG CATGTATGCTTTATACAATTCACAATacatttgatgatattgaaaacAAGATTGTTGCAGATCTTGGATGCGGTTGTGGTGTGCTGAGCATTGGTAGCGCCATGTTGGGAGCCGG GCTGTGTATAGGCTTTGATGTTGATGCTGATGCTTTGGAAGTATTTAACAGAAACGCTGAAGAGTTTGAACTCACAAATACTGACATGGTTCAGTGCAATGTATGTTCCTTACCTGAGGAAATGGCAAAAGCATTTGATACCGTCATTATGAATCCTCCCTTTGGAACCAAGCACAATAAAG gCATGGATATGGCTTTTCTCAAGACAGCTCTGCGGATGGCGAGAACGGCTGTTTATTCCTTGCATAAAACGTCAACCCGCCAA CATATTCAGAAGAAAGCTGATGACTGGAAAGTGAAGATGGAAGTTTTAGCAG aactaaGGTACGACCTACCAGCATCATACAAATTCCACAAAAAGAAATCA GTGGACATCGAAGTAGATTTTATTAGATTCTCGAGTGAAGAATGA